CGTACTCCTCGGCGCCCAGCAAGGCCGCAATGGCGACGTCGCGACCGGTCTTGAAGCCTCCATCGGCGCGCAGGGTGATGCGTGATCGCAAGCGGCTGGCAACGAGTACCTGCTGGGTTTCGGCCAGCCCGAGCTCCCAGGGCGAGCCGGCATGCTTGATGGACGTCTTCTTGGCCGCGCCCGTGCCACCCGAGTCGCCGGAGATCAGGATGGCGTCTGCCTTGGCCTTGGCGACACCGGCTGCAATGGTACCGACCCCGGCCTTGGCAACCAGCTTGACGTGGATCTCGGCTTGCGGTGCAACACACTTGAGATCGTGGATGAGCTGGGCGAGATCCTCGATGGAATAGATGTCGTGATGCGGCGGCGGTGAAATCAGGCCGACGCCCGGCACCGTGAAGCGGACCTTGGCAATCCCTTCGTCGACCTTGCCACCGGGAAGCTCGCCGCCTTCGCCCGGCTTTGCACCCTGCGCCATCTTGATCTCGATCTGCTGTGCGCGATTGAGGTACTCCAGCGTCACGCCGAAACGCCCCGATGCGACCTGCTTCATGCTGCATTCACGTTCGGTGCCGAAACGCTCGACCTGCTCACCCCCTTCGCCGGTGCCCGACTTGCCACCGATGCGATTCATCGCGACAGCCAGCGCCTCGTGGGCTTCCTGGCTGAGCGAGCCGAAGGACATCGAGCCTGTCGAGAAGCGGCGCATGATGTCCTCCACCGGTTCGACTTCGTCGATCGGTATGGACTGTCGCTTGGCGGTATCGAAGTCGAGCAGGCCGCTCAAGGTCTGCAGGCGACCGCTTTGCTTGTTGATGAAATCGGCGTAGGCGCGATAGGCCTCGGCATCGTCATTGCGCACGGCCTGTTGCAGGTTGGCTATGGTCAGCGGATTCCACTGGTGCAGCTCGCCGTCGCGCCGCCAGTAGTAGTCGCCGCCCTCGGGAAGGGCAGCGCTGCCGTCGGGGCGCGGCATGAAGGCCGCCTTGTGTCGCTCATCAAGTTCATCGGCAAATGTCTGCAGCCCGACACCACCGATGCTGGCGGGCGTGCCGGTGAAGAACTCGTCGACAAAGCCCTGGTCGAGACCCAGCGTCTCGAAAATCTGCGCGCCCTTGTACGCCTCGACCGAGGTAATGCCCATCTTGGCCATCACCTTCAGCAAGCCGCTTTCCAGTGCAGCGCAGAAGTTTGCCCTGGCCATGCGGGCTTCGTTCTCGTCGGCGCCGCTTTTCTGCTGCATGAAGGGATGGGCAACGGTTTCCAGTGCAAGCCAGGGATGCACGGCGTCGGCACCATAGCCGAGCAGGGCACAAAGGTGATGCACCACCTGCAACTCGCCGGTATCGACAACCAGCCCGACACGATTGCGCAGGCCCTGGCGAATCAGGTGATGATGAACGGCGCTGGTTGCCAGCAGGCTGGGTATGGCTTTCCTGGACCTGCTGGTGTTTCGGTCGCTGAGAATCAGGATGTCTGCGCCGGCTTCAATGGTCCTGGCCGCGGCATTGCGCAGCTCCTGCAATCCTTCGTCGAGTGCCTGGTCAGCAGGCAGGGTGATGTCGATGACCTGGCTGGACAGGCCTTCGGCCTTCAGCTCGCTGACGATGCGGAACCCATGTCGGTTCAGTACCGGTGACTTGAGCAACAACTGGCGGCAATGCGATTCGGATTCGTCAAGCAGGTTGCGCTGGTGCCCGAGGTGCACGTAAAGCGAAGTGACCAGTGATTCGCGAATGTGATCGATGGGCGGATTGGATACCTGGGCAAACGCCTGCGAGAAATAACCGAACAGCGATTTCGATTGTGCCGACAAGGCGGTTGGCGGCGTATCGCTTCCCATCGCCCCGACCGGGTCGATGCCTTCCTCTGCCATCGGCAGCATGAGGTAGCGCAGGCCTTCTTCGGTGTAACCAAAGGCGCGCTGGCGTTCTTCCAGCCAGTCGTCATCGGGATCAGCCGTCTTTTCGCGGCGTGTGTGATGGATGAGGTCGTCCATCTGCAGGCGGTTACCTGCCAGCCAGGCCGCGTAGTGGGGGTCGCACAGCCGACTGAAAATGTCGTCATCGTCGAGTATTTCGCCGCTGCCAGTGTCGGCCATCAGCATGCCACCGGGCGCAATGCGATCCCGGTGTGCGACTTTTTCCGGCGGCAGGCCCAGCGCGCCGGTCTCGCTCGCAATGACGAGCCGGCCGTCGGTGGTTTCGGTCCAGCGGCAGGGACGCAGGCCGTTTCTATCGAGGACAGCCGACACGTTCTCGCCGTCGGTTCCCACCACCAGCGCCGGACCATCCCAGGGTTCCATCAGCGTGGAATGGAAGTCATAGAAGGCAGCGCGGCTCGGCTCGATATCGGGATCCTTGCGCCAGGCAGCCGGGATCATCATGCGCAACACGTGGGGCAGGGAGCGGCCCGCGTTCAGCAGCAGTCCGAACAGCCGGTCAAAGCTCGCCGAGTCACTGTCGCCGGCATTGTCGTTCAGCAGGGGTTTGAGCTTTTCGATGTTCTCGCCATAGCGCGGATGTGCCAGCACGGCTTCTCGGGCCTTCAGCCAGTTGCGATTGCCTCGTGCGGTATTGAACTCTCCGTTGTGCACGCAGTGCTGGAAGGGTTGTGCCAGCCACCAGGCTCCCAGGGTGTTGGTGGAGAATCGCGCATGCACCATGGCCAGTCCCGTTTTCATGTCGGGATCGCCAAGGTCGGGGTAATAGCTGCGCAACTGGGCGCAGGTCAGCAGGCCCTTGTAGACGATCAGGCGCCGGTGAAGGGAGCAGACGTTGAACTCCTCGCCGGCAATGCGACGGGCTTCCGCTTCCTTTTCCAGCAGGCGACGCAGCAGGTAGATCCTGTCGTCGAACTCCCGGTCACTGTCCTGCTTCTCCTCGCAGGCCACCAGCAGCTGGACGACGACCGGCTCCGATTCGAGCGCCGTATTGCCCAGTCCGTCGTTGCGTGTCGGAACCTCTCGCCATGCAAGAATGCGCAACTGTTCGTCCGCGACAAGGTCTTCGATACGCTTGACGATGTCTTGCCGGATGGACTTGTCCGGCGACAGGAACAGCTGGCCGACGGCGAAACGCTCGACCCCTTCGAGCTCGGGCACTTCGCGGCGAAAGAAGGCGTCGGCGACCTGCAACAGGATGCCAGCCCCGTCCCCGGTGTTGTCCTCGGCGCCTCGCGCGCCGCGGTGGTCAAGATTGGCGAGCAGGGTGAGGGCGTCGTCCACGTTCGCATGCGAGGCGCTGCCATCCAGCGAGACTATGGCGCCGACACCGCAGTGAGCATGGCCGTCCAACGGGCGATATAGTCCATGTTCGGACAAGCGCTGGCGAAGGGTATCGGGACGGTTGACGGACGAGATGGGCATGCGGCTTCCTTAACAGGGCGTAGCTGGCACAGGCTCTGTCGTCATGCCTGCCAGAGCTGGCTAGCGGGTTCTGTAAGCGATTGAATTGCAAGAATTCTTGTATACACCCTACCGGATTCAAACGATTGTTCAAGTTGGGCAAGGATTGACCAGTGCCGCTGGCGAGATGGTCTCATGAAAAAGCGCTGCCGAGCGTCGCCAAGTCCCTGTGCGCACAGGGGAATTTTCGCCAGGCATTAAAAAAGCGCCCGGCAGGGCGCTTTTCTCGGAACCTTCGTCGCGTCGTCAGGCAGTGAGGGAGTGCAGGCCGTCCTTCAGTACGGCAACCTGGAAACCACGCTCGGACAGGATGTAGGCCGCTGCCGAGGAACGTCGGCCGGTATCGCAGACCACGACATAAGGTGTGCTTTCATCCAGGTCCTTCAGCTTGATGCGAATGAAGTACAGCGGGATGTTGACCGCCTTGTCCTTCTCTTCGAAATTCTCGTGCTCGGTCGGCAGGCGCACGTCCAGCCACTTGGCGCCCTTGCTGACCATGT
The DNA window shown above is from Gammaproteobacteria bacterium and carries:
- the gltB gene encoding glutamate synthase large subunit, whose translation is MPISSVNRPDTLRQRLSEHGLYRPLDGHAHCGVGAIVSLDGSASHANVDDALTLLANLDHRGARGAEDNTGDGAGILLQVADAFFRREVPELEGVERFAVGQLFLSPDKSIRQDIVKRIEDLVADEQLRILAWREVPTRNDGLGNTALESEPVVVQLLVACEEKQDSDREFDDRIYLLRRLLEKEAEARRIAGEEFNVCSLHRRLIVYKGLLTCAQLRSYYPDLGDPDMKTGLAMVHARFSTNTLGAWWLAQPFQHCVHNGEFNTARGNRNWLKAREAVLAHPRYGENIEKLKPLLNDNAGDSDSASFDRLFGLLLNAGRSLPHVLRMMIPAAWRKDPDIEPSRAAFYDFHSTLMEPWDGPALVVGTDGENVSAVLDRNGLRPCRWTETTDGRLVIASETGALGLPPEKVAHRDRIAPGGMLMADTGSGEILDDDDIFSRLCDPHYAAWLAGNRLQMDDLIHHTRREKTADPDDDWLEERQRAFGYTEEGLRYLMLPMAEEGIDPVGAMGSDTPPTALSAQSKSLFGYFSQAFAQVSNPPIDHIRESLVTSLYVHLGHQRNLLDESESHCRQLLLKSPVLNRHGFRIVSELKAEGLSSQVIDITLPADQALDEGLQELRNAAARTIEAGADILILSDRNTSRSRKAIPSLLATSAVHHHLIRQGLRNRVGLVVDTGELQVVHHLCALLGYGADAVHPWLALETVAHPFMQQKSGADENEARMARANFCAALESGLLKVMAKMGITSVEAYKGAQIFETLGLDQGFVDEFFTGTPASIGGVGLQTFADELDERHKAAFMPRPDGSAALPEGGDYYWRRDGELHQWNPLTIANLQQAVRNDDAEAYRAYADFINKQSGRLQTLSGLLDFDTAKRQSIPIDEVEPVEDIMRRFSTGSMSFGSLSQEAHEALAVAMNRIGGKSGTGEGGEQVERFGTERECSMKQVASGRFGVTLEYLNRAQQIEIKMAQGAKPGEGGELPGGKVDEGIAKVRFTVPGVGLISPPPHHDIYSIEDLAQLIHDLKCVAPQAEIHVKLVAKAGVGTIAAGVAKAKADAILISGDSGGTGAAKKTSIKHAGSPWELGLAETQQVLVASRLRSRITLRADGGFKTGRDVAIAALLGAEEYGFGTAPLVTLGCIMLRKCHCNTCSVGVATQDKELRARFAGKPEHIISYMRFVAEEVREIMAMLGIRRLEDMIGHPEYLRAAELEHPKGIRLDLSKLLAAPAETEAGRIRQQGQDHKLEKQLDNRFWDETERAVRSGESVVIRSAISNIDRAAGTLLSARLQQAVLADDPSRVRDGQVRLDLEGPAGQSLGAFLAHGITLDLEGEANDYVAKGLSGGRIIVHPYHRAQYPAAENILVGNTCLYGATSGELYINGLAGERFAVRNSGAIAVVEGVGDHGCEYMTGGTVLVLGSVGRNFAAGMSGGVAYVHMPQDKLDRYLNKERVHMESCDTERDRRMLHRLLKNHHYYTGSQHARAMLDNWPRCIKQFIKIIPEAYARAVDRFAAQGEDILTPLPPKASEVHPQRGPAIESVPADKEPAE